The following coding sequences are from one Gossypium hirsutum isolate 1008001.06 chromosome A12, Gossypium_hirsutum_v2.1, whole genome shotgun sequence window:
- the LOC107937601 gene encoding uncharacterized protein, which translates to MLPYRFSFFGDGGYSKVGTEDGDISQLNPTLKLQTDRDVYRPGDSICVTIEICNPLIGDKTSSTVPSLWVERLGFEIKGIEKLDTQWFAIQKPSTGMKHGRGEHVFLDSSTTSMVSNQIVTSGSSKNYVVRAMLPSVIPPSYKGTTIRYLYYIKSTMSVPWLLLENGHSSKESVKDLTKVEARVPFQVWVTEKGNGLVMEDGQSDDIVPSTTIQTDMYWKEIDGDSEWARVSDTNDGVEEGYESSRDEMSSVSSYNPLKENLFKSFRSSLSFESTTARSSNRDGPYHDIDYSSLPSNVRLHRLSVAEVFFLILITPFEIFSNRQIIGCFISKSAAGSCKNSISGCNGSIFCTYSFSAAEGFIRGRSYNIRMDEHVLLRFSPKNSESTYYFSDMIGGTLTFFHEEGARRCLEVSVTLETSETINRRFVHPSRRNSPTITKVQSDHHEVVADLVQTSFLFSIPMDGPMSFSTHHISVEWALRFEFFTTPKNLDWTRYEHPLLVEGRDKSEWVLPITVHAPPSGTSSTLTRTEKPFSLEPLWVHS; encoded by the exons ATGTTGCCATATAGGTTTTCTTTCTTTGGAGATGGGGGATATAGTAAGGTTGGTACCGAGGATGGAGATATAAGTCAATTGAACCCAACACTAAAACTGCAAACAGATCGAGATGTTTATAGACCTGGAGATTCTATCTGTGTCACAATTGAGATCTGCAATCCCCTAATTGGTGACAAGACTAGTAGTACTGTGCCTTCACTTTGGGTTGAAAGGCTTGGCTTCGAAATTAAAGGGATTGAGAAATTGGATACCCAATGGTTTGCCATCCAAAAACCATCGACCGGAATGAAACATGGGAGAG gtGAACATGTTTTTTTGGATTCTTCAACAACATCAATGGTTTCAAATCAGATTGTGACTTCTGGCTCTTCAAAAAATT ATGTGGTACGAGCTATGCTTCCTAGCGTTATACCACCATCTTACAAGGGTACTACCATTcgttatttatattatataaagagTACCATGTCTGTTCCATGGCTGCTATTGGAAAATGGTCACTCCAGCAAGGAGTCCGTAAAAGATCTTACCAAAGTG GAGGCTCGTGTTCCTTTTCAAGTATGGGTAACTGAGAAGGGAAATGGTTTGGTAATGGAAGATGGTCAAAGTGATG ATATTGTTCCTTCCACTACCATCCAAACAGATATGTATTGGAAAGAGATAGATGGAGACTCGGAATGG GCTAGGGTGAGTGACACGAATGATGGTGTCGAGGAAGGGTATGAGAGCTCAAGAGATGAAATGTCATCTGTTTCATCATATAACCCTttgaaggaaaatttgtttaaaagCTTTAGAAGTTCCTTATCCTTTGAATCAACAACAGCCAGGTCTTCAAATAGAGATGGTCCATATCATGATATTGACTATTCGAGTTTGCCTTCAAATGTCAGACTTCATCGATTATCAGTGGCTGAG GTTTTCTTTCTGATCCTTATCACGCCCTTCGAAATATTTTCCAACAGACAAATCATTGGCTGTTTTATCTCCAAGTCAGCAGCAGGCTCCTGCAAGAACTCTATATCCGGATGTAACGGGAGTATCTTCTGCACCTACT caTTTTCTGCAGCAGAGGGCTTTATTCGAGGAAGGTCTTATAATATCAGGATGGATGAACATGTTTTGCTAAGATTTTCCCCCAAAAATTCTGAGTCCACATATTACTTTAGTGATATG ATAGGTGGTACTCTTACTTTCTTTCATGAAGAAGGAGCTAGAAGATGCCTTGAG GTTTCAGTGACATTGGAAACTTCTGAAACCATAAATCGGCGTTTTGTTCATCCTTCTAGAAGGAATTCCCCAACAATTACAAAG GTTCAGAGTGATCATCATGAGGTTGTTGCTGATTTAGTACAGACaagttttcttttctctattccAATGGATGGCCCCATGTCCTTTTCCACTCATCACATCTCGGTGGAATGGGCTCTAAGATTTGAATTTTTCACTACTCCAAAGAACTTAGACTGGACAAG ATACGAGCATCCTCTTTTAGTAGAAGGTAGAGACAAAAGTGAGTGGGTTCTTCCTATAACTGTGCATGCGCCTCCATCTGGAACTTCATCCACCCTCACACGTACTGAGAAGCCTTTCTCTTTAGAGCCCTTATGGGTTCATAGTTGA
- the LOC107937582 gene encoding uncharacterized protein — translation MSAGLRMVRVDSGEVAEEGEIVAEEFLFGHAKVKRSRIEDRIIGTYIHNLSARVPRVIEKHLQEAGFLHVSRMLRRIKLEPALISTLLERWRLETHIPSSVRFRVQITKSTRLATLLCDNSCGSHSRMDPVTCSNFLVSTLFAPKCHPKYKNMNLKE, via the exons ATGTCTGCTGGATTGAGGATGGTCCGAGTTGATTCAGGCGAAGTTGCTGAAGAAGGTGAG ATAGTAGCTGAAGAGTTTCTTTTCGGTCATGCTAAAGTGAAGCGTAGCCGT ATCGAAGATCGGATTATCGGgacatatatacacaatttaagtgCGAGGGTACCACGTGTCATTGAAAAACACTTGCAAGAGGCGGGATTCTTACACGTGTCTCGTATGCTCAGAAGGATTAAATTGGAGCCCGCACTTATTAGTACGTTGCTAGAAAGATGGAGACTTGagacacacattccatcttccgtACG GTTTAGAGTGCAAATCACGAAATCGACACGGCTTGCCACATTGCTGTGTGATAACTCATGTGGCTCACACAGTCGTATGGATCCTGTAACTTGCTCTAATTTTTTAGTTTCCACTCTTTTTGCTCCAAAATGCcatcctaagtataaaaacatgaatttaaaggaatAG